One region of Acidobacteriota bacterium genomic DNA includes:
- the nuoF gene encoding NADH-quinone oxidoreductase subunit NuoF produces MKTVKVGLGTCGISAGGEKVFKAFQDELREQPEAFVLKETGCIGMCYREVLVEVSNGNGDGHLYGPVTPEGVARIVQEDILGDRVIDEWRVSGDDREIGFFENQNRIVLRNCGRIDPGSIDEYIAEGGYEALQKALVRMSPEQVIDEVSRSGLRGRGGGGFPTGAKWKFTRSAPGDKKYIICNADEGDPGAFMDRSVLESDPHAVLEGMVIAGFAVGADEAYIYCRAEYPKAIARLRQAIAQARQSGFLGENILDSGFNFAIRIKEGAGAFVCGEETALIHSIEGRRGMPRFRPPFPAQSGLWGKPTNINNVETFANIPWIVMRGGEAFAAFGTEDSKGTKVFAMAGKVKRTGLVEVPMGITIRSIVFDACGGIIDDRALKAVQMGGPSGGCIPARLCDLPIDYQQINKTGAIMGSGGLIVMDETTCMVDVAKFFLAFTQVESCGKCTFCRIGTKRMLEILERITMGEGTMEDLENLDELSEQIKAASLCGLGQTAPNPVLTTLRYFRDEYVTHIEEKRCPAHVCAALLTYTINDNCTGCVVCARACPTEAITGEKKQKHVVDQDKCIKCGKCFTVCRFDAVTKE; encoded by the coding sequence ATGAAGACAGTGAAAGTTGGATTAGGCACCTGCGGGATCTCGGCCGGCGGCGAAAAGGTCTTCAAAGCCTTCCAGGACGAACTCAGGGAGCAGCCCGAGGCGTTCGTCCTTAAGGAAACAGGCTGCATCGGTATGTGCTACCGGGAAGTCCTGGTCGAGGTATCCAACGGCAACGGCGACGGGCATCTCTACGGCCCCGTTACACCGGAAGGCGTGGCGCGTATCGTTCAAGAGGATATTCTCGGTGACCGCGTCATTGATGAGTGGCGGGTCAGCGGCGATGACCGTGAGATCGGTTTCTTCGAAAACCAGAACCGCATCGTGCTCAGAAACTGCGGCCGGATCGACCCCGGTTCCATCGATGAATACATCGCCGAGGGCGGTTACGAGGCGCTTCAGAAAGCGCTCGTCCGGATGTCTCCGGAGCAGGTGATAGACGAGGTCTCCAGGTCCGGCCTTCGCGGGCGGGGCGGCGGAGGCTTCCCCACCGGGGCCAAATGGAAGTTCACACGCTCGGCGCCGGGAGACAAGAAGTACATCATCTGCAACGCCGACGAGGGCGACCCGGGAGCCTTCATGGACCGTTCGGTGCTGGAAAGCGACCCGCATGCGGTCCTCGAGGGCATGGTTATCGCGGGCTTCGCCGTCGGCGCGGACGAGGCGTACATCTACTGCCGTGCCGAGTACCCGAAGGCGATTGCCAGGCTGCGCCAGGCGATCGCCCAGGCCAGGCAAAGCGGGTTCCTGGGCGAGAACATCCTTGATTCCGGCTTCAACTTCGCCATCAGGATTAAGGAAGGCGCGGGCGCCTTCGTCTGCGGCGAAGAAACGGCGCTGATTCACTCCATTGAAGGCAGACGCGGCATGCCGCGTTTCCGCCCGCCGTTTCCGGCCCAGTCCGGCCTGTGGGGCAAGCCGACCAATATCAACAACGTCGAAACCTTCGCCAACATACCCTGGATCGTTATGAGGGGCGGTGAGGCCTTTGCCGCCTTTGGAACCGAGGACAGCAAGGGGACCAAGGTGTTCGCTATGGCCGGCAAGGTCAAGCGGACCGGCCTGGTCGAGGTCCCGATGGGCATTACGATCCGTTCGATCGTTTTCGACGCCTGCGGCGGTATTATCGATGATCGGGCACTCAAGGCGGTTCAGATGGGCGGTCCCTCGGGCGGCTGTATCCCCGCCAGGCTGTGTGACTTGCCGATTGACTACCAGCAGATCAACAAAACCGGGGCCATTATGGGTTCCGGCGGCCTGATCGTCATGGACGAAACCACCTGCATGGTTGACGTGGCCAAGTTCTTCCTCGCCTTCACCCAGGTTGAGTCATGCGGCAAGTGCACGTTCTGCCGCATCGGGACCAAACGGATGCTGGAGATCCTCGAGCGCATCACCATGGGCGAGGGCACTATGGAGGACCTCGAAAACCTCGACGAGCTCAGCGAACAGATCAAGGCGGCCTCCCTGTGCGGCCTCGGCCAGACGGCGCCGAACCCGGTGCTGACGACGCTCCGGTACTTCCGCGATGAGTACGTGACGCACATCGAGGAGAAGCGCTGCCCGGCTCACGTCTGCGCGGCTCTCCTGACGTACACGATCAACGATAACTGCACCGGATGCGTGGTCTGCGCACGAGCCTGCCCTACCGAGGCCATCACGGGAGAGAAGAAACAGAAACACGTCGTCGATCAGGACAAGTGCATTAAGTGTGGAAAATGCTTCACTGTCTGCCGCTTTGACGCGGTGACGAAGGAATGA
- the nuoE gene encoding NADH-quinone oxidoreductase subunit NuoE, with protein MAHETTQEFKTFNVDLWKYDGHAGALIPLLQSAQDTYGYVSEKAIDYISHVTGIPAADIYGVVTFYAQFRTKPLGKNIIKICNGTACHVNGAKMVYDTMQDELGITYEETTDDGNFSLLSVACLGCCSLAPVITFNDETFGRLTAQKLRKIIRNFKRQVKKQAQPEND; from the coding sequence ATGGCACACGAAACAACGCAGGAATTCAAGACCTTCAACGTCGACCTGTGGAAGTACGACGGGCATGCCGGGGCGCTCATCCCCCTGTTGCAGTCGGCCCAGGACACCTACGGGTACGTTTCCGAGAAGGCCATCGACTATATCAGCCACGTCACGGGTATCCCGGCGGCCGACATTTACGGCGTCGTGACCTTCTATGCGCAGTTCCGCACCAAGCCCCTGGGCAAGAATATTATCAAGATCTGCAACGGGACCGCGTGCCACGTCAACGGCGCCAAAATGGTGTACGATACCATGCAGGACGAACTGGGGATCACGTACGAGGAGACCACCGACGACGGCAACTTCAGCTTGCTCTCGGTCGCCTGCCTCGGCTGCTGCTCGCTGGCGCCGGTGATAACCTTCAACGACGAGACCTTCGGCCGCCTGACGGCGCAGAAGCTGCGGAAAATCATTCGCAACTTCAAGCGGCAGGTCAAGAAGCAAGCGCAACCGGAAAACGATTGA